In Clostridium sporogenes, one genomic interval encodes:
- a CDS encoding DUF2953 domain-containing protein: MLFFIISIFIIFILILIIPFKITAIYSDKDFNIYIYNFQWKKGEDIKKQNYINKKTNEKKDDNKKKALKVTLEKCNFKPKANISAFLNYDIEDAAYSAIIYGVLQSLVPYIYNYLLKIFKLKNFKFNITPLFKNKNFIEFKFKGIFYISLVKIIYIYISFKINYKNLKRA, from the coding sequence ATGCTTTTTTTTATTATTTCAATATTTATAATTTTTATACTTATTTTAATCATACCTTTTAAAATAACAGCTATATATTCTGATAAAGACTTTAATATATATATATATAATTTTCAGTGGAAAAAAGGAGAAGATATAAAAAAGCAAAATTATATTAATAAAAAAACAAATGAGAAAAAAGATGATAACAAGAAAAAAGCTTTAAAAGTAACTTTAGAAAAATGTAATTTTAAACCTAAAGCTAATATCTCTGCTTTTTTAAATTATGATATAGAAGATGCAGCTTATTCAGCTATTATTTACGGGGTGCTGCAAAGTCTAGTACCTTATATTTATAATTATTTACTTAAAATATTTAAACTTAAAAATTTTAAGTTTAATATAACCCCTTTATTCAAAAACAAAAATTTTATAGAGTTTAAATTTAAAGGTATATTTTATATAAGTTTGGTAAAAATTATATATATATACATTTCATTTAAAATAAATTATAAAAATTTAAAAAGGGCATAA
- the ytfJ gene encoding GerW family sporulation protein, translated as MDSHPIENLMKNTMENIKDMIDVNTIVGDALNSPDGTTIVPISKVSFGFASGGSEYLSEKQNENDLNYPFGGGSGAGVTVKPVAFLVIKGDQIRLLSVDHKNTYEKLIDNVPQIMDMLKDKFGYNKKEDNAEESSNCDSNFNSHEI; from the coding sequence ATGGATAGTCATCCTATTGAAAATTTAATGAAAAATACCATGGAAAACATAAAAGATATGATAGATGTAAATACAATTGTAGGTGATGCTTTAAATAGTCCCGATGGCACTACAATTGTACCTATATCTAAAGTTTCCTTTGGTTTCGCTTCTGGTGGTTCCGAGTATTTATCTGAAAAGCAAAATGAGAATGACTTAAATTACCCTTTTGGAGGGGGATCTGGAGCAGGTGTTACTGTAAAACCAGTTGCATTTCTAGTAATAAAAGGTGATCAAATAAGACTTTTATCTGTAGATCATAAAAATACTTATGAAAAATTAATAGATAATGTACCTCAAATAATGGATATGTTAAAAGATAAGTTTGGTTATAATAAGAAGGAAGATAATGCTGAAGAAAGTTCTAATTGTGATAGTAATTTTAATAGTCATGAAATCTAA